From the Francisella frigiditurris genome, one window contains:
- the era gene encoding GTPase Era — MKKCGYISIIGRPNVGKSTLLNNILKYKVSITCRKPQTTRHQITGIKTIGDTQFIYVDTPGIHNKESKAINKFMNKAATTMIKDVDVILFVIEMGKWTELEDNIVVKLKDSKIPIFLVVNKVDKKKSMEASMFIESVKNKLDFYDVTYVSAKQGHNINELEAKIEGLLPESEYFFYEEDQVTDRSVKFMVSEIIREKIMRTIGSEVPYQIAVEIDSYKVDQERSIVDIYASILVERDSQKGIVIGAKGAKLKKIGSDSRIDIEYLVGMQVNLKTHVKVKSGWSDDDRALKSLGYDLM; from the coding sequence ATGAAAAAATGTGGTTATATTTCCATTATTGGTCGACCTAATGTAGGTAAATCAACTTTACTAAATAACATATTAAAGTATAAAGTTAGTATTACTTGTAGAAAGCCTCAGACTACTAGACATCAGATTACAGGTATCAAAACTATTGGAGATACTCAGTTTATATATGTGGATACTCCTGGAATTCATAATAAAGAATCTAAAGCTATAAATAAGTTTATGAATAAAGCAGCTACGACAATGATAAAAGATGTTGATGTTATATTATTTGTAATTGAAATGGGTAAATGGACCGAGCTAGAAGATAATATTGTAGTAAAGTTAAAAGATTCCAAAATCCCTATATTCTTAGTAGTAAATAAAGTAGATAAGAAAAAATCTATGGAAGCATCTATGTTTATAGAATCTGTAAAAAATAAATTAGATTTCTATGATGTTACTTATGTTTCTGCCAAACAAGGTCATAATATAAATGAATTAGAAGCTAAGATAGAAGGGCTTTTACCTGAAAGTGAATATTTTTTCTATGAAGAAGATCAAGTCACAGATAGAAGTGTTAAATTTATGGTTTCTGAAATTATTCGTGAAAAAATCATGAGAACTATTGGAAGTGAAGTTCCTTATCAAATAGCTGTAGAGATAGACAGCTACAAAGTTGACCAAGAAAGAAGTATTGTAGATATATATGCTAGCATTTTGGTTGAGAGAGATAGTCAAAAAGGAATAGTTATTGGAGCGAAAGGAGCTAAGCTTAAAAAGATTGGTTCTGATTCTCGTATAGATATAGAATACCTTGTAGGAATGCAGGTAAATTTAAAAACTCATGTGAAAGTAAAATCAGGATGGTCTGATGATGATAGGGCACTTAAGTCACTTGGATATGATTTAATGTAG
- a CDS encoding sterol desaturase family protein, with protein sequence MGYWSDFYIYPIFILGFLILGIEKLPVKNFFVIIVCFFIGLLIWTFVEYLVHRFLFHSFPFLERMHGIHHNSPMELFGNPTFISLPIYIVGMFLPLFFIFGLALGSIIFSGFLIGSLLYFFIHHATHHIRAKKGSILFFYKKYHAIHHYNQKANYAVTFPLWDSVFRTKNKKSK encoded by the coding sequence ATGGGCTATTGGAGTGATTTTTATATCTATCCAATTTTTATATTAGGTTTCTTAATTTTAGGTATTGAAAAACTACCTGTTAAAAATTTTTTTGTCATAATAGTATGTTTTTTTATAGGATTACTTATCTGGACATTTGTTGAGTATTTAGTTCATAGGTTTTTATTTCATAGCTTTCCTTTTTTAGAAAGAATGCATGGAATTCACCATAACTCTCCAATGGAGCTTTTTGGTAACCCAACATTTATATCCTTACCAATATATATAGTTGGTATGTTTCTACCTTTGTTTTTTATATTTGGATTAGCACTTGGAAGTATAATATTTAGTGGCTTTTTAATTGGATCTTTATTATATTTCTTTATTCATCATGCAACTCATCATATTAGAGCAAAAAAAGGTTCTATCTTATTTTTCTATAAAAAATATCATGCTATTCATCATTATAATCAAAAAGCAAATTACGCTGTAACTTTTCCTTTATGGGATAGTGTTTTTAGAACTAAAAATAAGAAATCAAAGTAA
- a CDS encoding Rrf2 family transcriptional regulator, whose amino-acid sequence MNLTSFTDYSLRVLIILGSNPSCKFKTKDLADNLGIKLNHATKVIHNLSNLEYIRSYKGRDGGISISQGAYESKLSKIVKDLEPLNIVECFSIEKYPKCFLLPQCKLKSILHQATNDFIKRLEKYTLLDICNFKNNE is encoded by the coding sequence ATGAATTTAACATCTTTTACAGACTATTCTCTTAGAGTTCTAATAATATTAGGCTCAAACCCTTCTTGTAAATTTAAAACAAAAGATCTGGCTGATAATTTAGGAATAAAACTAAATCATGCCACTAAAGTTATACATAATCTTTCTAACTTAGAATACATCAGAAGTTATAAAGGTAGAGATGGTGGAATATCCATATCTCAAGGAGCTTATGAGTCAAAATTATCAAAGATAGTTAAGGATCTCGAACCCTTAAATATAGTAGAATGCTTTTCTATTGAAAAATATCCAAAATGTTTTCTTCTTCCTCAATGTAAGCTTAAATCTATATTACATCAAGCCACAAATGATTTTATTAAAAGATTAGAGAAGTATACTCTTTTAGATATATGTAATTTTAAAAATAATGAATAG
- the hmpA gene encoding NO-inducible flavohemoprotein, producing MLSQNTIDIIKTTIPILEENGIALTKYFYHRMFVNNPEIKKFFNQAHQENNSQQEALAVAILAYAKNIDNLDALGSAIELISQKHASLQIKPEHYPIVGNNLIESIKEVLNLDSSSNIILAWEDAYRFLANILIGREKKLYDENLEKYGWDGFENFKIIKKEHESSTACSFYLKNDRFKKINFKPGQYVTVRFPYQDTTTMRNYSISSATGEDYLRITVKKETKGSISNYLHNEIKEHDNVEVSTPYGEFFLDLNQTNNKPIVLISAGIGITPLMSMLLSELKTNNRREILFICGKKNKAEHSFAEILKNLAKENSRLKTIFFYENGESKTAKQGLIDLAVVKDMLGTNDAQYFFCGPKNFMLSIQERLLNNGVNSNDIHFEFFGSKNV from the coding sequence ATGTTAAGTCAAAATACTATAGATATAATAAAAACAACTATTCCTATATTAGAAGAAAATGGAATAGCACTAACCAAATATTTTTATCATAGAATGTTTGTTAATAATCCAGAAATTAAAAAATTTTTTAATCAAGCACACCAAGAAAATAATTCCCAACAAGAAGCTTTAGCTGTTGCTATTTTAGCTTATGCTAAGAACATTGATAATTTAGATGCACTAGGAAGTGCTATTGAATTGATATCTCAGAAACATGCTTCTTTACAAATAAAACCTGAACACTATCCTATAGTTGGTAATAATTTAATAGAATCAATTAAAGAAGTTTTAAATTTAGACAGTAGTAGTAACATTATTTTAGCATGGGAAGATGCTTATAGATTTTTAGCCAATATTCTTATAGGTCGTGAAAAAAAACTTTATGATGAAAATTTAGAGAAATATGGCTGGGATGGTTTTGAGAACTTCAAGATAATAAAAAAAGAACATGAAAGCTCAACCGCTTGTTCATTTTATCTAAAAAATGATAGGTTTAAAAAAATTAATTTCAAACCTGGTCAATACGTTACAGTAAGGTTTCCATATCAAGACACTACAACAATGAGAAACTATAGCATTTCATCTGCAACTGGTGAGGATTATCTAAGAATAACTGTTAAAAAAGAAACTAAAGGTAGTATATCCAATTATTTACACAATGAAATAAAAGAGCACGATAATGTAGAAGTCTCTACACCATATGGAGAGTTTTTCTTAGATCTAAATCAAACTAATAATAAACCAATTGTTTTAATATCAGCAGGTATTGGAATCACTCCTTTAATGAGTATGCTTTTGTCAGAACTAAAAACTAATAATAGAAGAGAAATACTCTTTATTTGTGGTAAAAAAAATAAAGCAGAACACTCTTTTGCAGAAATATTAAAAAATTTAGCAAAAGAGAACTCAAGGTTAAAAACTATTTTCTTCTATGAGAATGGAGAGTCTAAAACAGCTAAACAGGGATTAATAGATTTAGCTGTAGTAAAAGATATGTTAGGAACAAATGATGCTCAATACTTTTTCTGTGGACCTAAAAACTTTATGCTTTCTATACAAGAGAGATTATTAAATAACGGTGTAAATTCTAACGATATTCACTTTGAATTTTTTGGATCAAAAAATGTTTAA
- a CDS encoding glycoside hydrolase family 3 protein codes for MPNSIRNKIGQLIMMDFRYWGHDDSNKPLPFKQANEKVCNLFEKYNLGGFILFRENIESNEQVISLLRDLQNSSNIPILFGVDQEGGRVNRLKQGTSTCGNMALGATANPENAKILSKLIGDELYSLGINLNFAPVVDINSNPKNPIIGVRAYSDNPEMVTEMARASIEGYKEANIIPCLKHFPGHGNTALDTHLGLVTIDADLKALEDVELYPYINLCKDNEDVVMTAHISVPALDETKFKSVNGEAFLPASLSYKITTELLREKLKFKGLIVTDAMDMKAISSSLNPVEAVKKTILAGTDIAVMPVRVWSEDDISKIENLFIALENEYHSDSNFAKRVDESFDRIIKFKKEKKLNSNPLFTLSKEDQINLANNIVGSNHHKKVELEIAKKATTIVKNSSLLPYSFRENMNVLIIDSDNARLEAFSRLLNKLAIDNDCHINISTKNLNENLEQIIKEADLVLIVSESLKESNSIYSNINKLSKGKSVNIAALTPYDINYIDNVENYVCIYGATSMDQTNYTKTNLEINILAGLITIFAKPSGKLINEAVGKLPVSL; via the coding sequence ATGCCAAATTCTATACGAAATAAAATTGGTCAACTTATAATGATGGATTTTCGCTATTGGGGACATGATGACTCTAATAAACCTTTACCATTTAAGCAAGCTAATGAAAAAGTTTGTAATCTATTTGAAAAATATAACTTAGGTGGATTTATACTTTTTAGAGAAAATATAGAATCAAATGAGCAGGTTATCTCTCTATTAAGAGATTTACAAAATAGTTCTAACATTCCTATTTTATTTGGAGTAGATCAAGAAGGTGGTAGAGTTAATCGACTAAAGCAAGGAACTAGCACTTGTGGAAACATGGCTCTTGGTGCTACAGCTAATCCTGAAAATGCAAAAATACTATCTAAGCTTATTGGTGATGAGCTGTATTCTTTAGGTATAAATTTAAACTTTGCTCCAGTGGTTGATATAAATTCTAATCCTAAAAATCCAATAATTGGTGTTAGAGCTTATTCAGATAATCCAGAAATGGTTACAGAAATGGCTAGAGCTAGTATTGAAGGTTATAAAGAAGCTAATATCATACCATGTTTAAAACATTTTCCTGGACATGGAAACACCGCTCTAGATACTCATTTAGGACTTGTCACTATAGACGCTGATCTGAAAGCTTTAGAAGATGTTGAGTTATATCCATATATTAATTTATGTAAGGATAATGAAGATGTAGTTATGACAGCTCACATTAGTGTGCCAGCTCTAGATGAGACTAAATTCAAATCAGTCAATGGAGAAGCCTTTTTACCAGCGTCATTATCTTATAAGATAACTACAGAACTGCTCAGAGAAAAACTTAAATTTAAAGGTTTGATTGTAACAGATGCTATGGATATGAAAGCTATAAGCTCAAGCTTAAATCCTGTTGAAGCTGTTAAAAAAACTATTTTAGCTGGTACAGATATCGCTGTAATGCCAGTTAGAGTTTGGTCAGAAGATGATATTTCAAAAATAGAAAATCTTTTTATAGCTCTTGAAAATGAATACCATAGTGACTCTAACTTCGCGAAAAGAGTTGATGAGTCTTTTGATAGAATTATTAAATTTAAAAAAGAAAAAAAGCTTAATAGCAACCCTCTATTCACTTTATCAAAAGAAGATCAGATAAACTTAGCAAACAATATAGTTGGTTCTAACCATCATAAGAAGGTTGAATTGGAAATAGCTAAGAAGGCAACGACTATCGTAAAAAATAGTAGCTTACTTCCCTACTCTTTTAGAGAAAATATGAACGTTTTAATTATAGACTCAGATAATGCTAGATTAGAGGCATTCTCTAGATTATTAAATAAGTTAGCTATTGATAATGATTGTCATATAAACATCTCTACTAAAAATCTAAACGAGAACTTAGAGCAAATTATAAAAGAAGCCGATCTAGTTTTAATAGTTTCTGAAAGCTTAAAAGAAAGTAACTCTATCTATAGTAATATTAATAAATTATCTAAAGGTAAATCAGTGAACATAGCTGCCCTTACTCCATACGATATTAATTATATAGATAATGTAGAGAACTATGTTTGTATATATGGTGCTACATCAATGGACCAAACTAACTATACAAAAACTAATTTAGAAATAAATATTTTAGCAGGCCTTATAACTATCTTTGCTAAGCCTAGTGGAAAGCTTATAAATGAAGCTGTTGGTAAGCTCCCGGTTAGTTTATAA
- a CDS encoding 3-hydroxybutyrate dehydrogenase: protein MSNVKNKVVLITGAASGLGLGMAKEFAKQGAKVVIADLDLEKSKQVAEEIAKENKVETLAVQMNVVDEAQVKEGVDETVKKFGRIDTVINNAGIQIISPIVDFSVSSWKKLFDIHMTGTLLVTQAAMRHMIELKTGGRIIVVGSVHSVLASKNKAAYVAAKHAQVGFVRALAKEGAEHNISSNLIGPGFVMTPLVEKQIPEQAKELNISEEEVMKNIMLGGTVDGEFTTVQDIADTAIFLAGFKTNALTGQKILVSHGWGM from the coding sequence ATGTCTAATGTTAAGAATAAAGTTGTTTTGATTACAGGTGCTGCTTCTGGTCTTGGTTTGGGAATGGCTAAAGAATTTGCCAAACAAGGCGCCAAAGTTGTAATAGCTGATTTAGATTTAGAAAAGTCTAAGCAGGTAGCAGAAGAAATTGCTAAAGAGAATAAGGTTGAAACTTTAGCAGTACAAATGAATGTTGTTGATGAAGCTCAAGTTAAAGAAGGAGTTGATGAAACTGTTAAAAAATTTGGTCGCATCGATACTGTTATTAATAATGCAGGTATTCAGATAATCTCACCTATTGTTGATTTTAGTGTATCTTCTTGGAAAAAATTATTTGATATCCATATGACGGGTACTTTATTGGTAACTCAAGCAGCTATGAGACATATGATTGAACTAAAAACTGGTGGTAGAATTATAGTTGTAGGCTCTGTACATTCAGTCCTTGCTTCAAAAAATAAAGCAGCCTACGTTGCAGCTAAACATGCACAAGTTGGTTTTGTAAGAGCTCTAGCAAAAGAAGGTGCTGAACATAATATCTCATCGAACTTGATTGGACCAGGTTTTGTAATGACTCCTTTAGTAGAAAAGCAAATTCCAGAACAAGCCAAAGAGCTAAACATCTCTGAAGAAGAAGTTATGAAAAATATTATGCTTGGAGGCACTGTTGATGGTGAGTTCACCACAGTTCAAGATATTGCTGATACTGCTATATTTTTAGCGGGATTCAAAACAAATGCTCTAACAGGCCAAAAAATTTTAGTAAGTCATGGTTGGGGCATGTAA
- a CDS encoding FUSC family protein has translation MIRKPIFILEGIKITTFCIISAAVFTFLGLDHHSLLILFNMSVMFTVATFSPSKKPLSLLIEGAGIIIISTLVGGIISFYLPELSGLITICYGTLAFLIPRFKSQSNIFIIGALVFSISVAFPFDFYKASILALCSIILIIIFLLTYWIFDKHIIYRSRTYYKKIYNSQRYTLSLICFSSLVIATFITSYLKHFNEVGHLYWINITILAILQSSSEGMIRKTAITRIVVNAIGAFIIIFLMSFIMPNIFWINFIFLSLLLFGIFAIGYSFSTRTLLIEMFVLSLTHLLGQYHHILSIDRILLTMIGGSLVIITGFIVTRFIKNNDKEETIEHQTFSV, from the coding sequence GTGATTAGAAAGCCTATATTTATTTTAGAGGGAATTAAAATAACCACTTTTTGTATTATTAGTGCAGCGGTTTTTACCTTTCTAGGATTAGACCATCATTCTTTATTAATATTATTTAATATGTCTGTTATGTTTACAGTTGCTACATTTTCACCTAGTAAAAAACCATTGTCACTACTTATTGAAGGAGCTGGAATTATAATAATTTCAACATTAGTTGGAGGAATAATAAGCTTTTACCTACCAGAGTTATCTGGTTTAATTACTATTTGTTATGGCACTTTAGCCTTCTTGATTCCTAGGTTTAAAAGCCAGTCTAATATATTTATTATTGGCGCATTAGTGTTTTCTATTTCTGTAGCATTCCCTTTTGATTTCTATAAAGCTTCTATACTTGCTCTATGCTCTATCATATTAATTATTATATTTTTACTAACTTATTGGATATTTGATAAACACATCATTTATAGATCAAGAACTTACTATAAAAAAATATATAACTCACAACGATACACTTTGTCATTAATATGCTTTAGCTCACTTGTAATAGCAACATTTATAACCTCTTACCTAAAACATTTTAATGAAGTAGGGCATTTGTATTGGATTAATATTACAATTTTAGCTATATTGCAAAGCTCTTCAGAAGGTATGATACGTAAAACTGCAATAACTAGAATAGTTGTTAATGCTATAGGTGCTTTTATTATTATTTTCTTAATGTCTTTTATAATGCCTAACATTTTTTGGATTAATTTCATATTTTTATCTTTACTTTTATTTGGAATATTTGCAATAGGGTATTCTTTCTCAACTAGGACTCTTTTAATTGAAATGTTTGTGTTGTCACTTACGCACTTATTGGGTCAATATCACCATATATTATCTATAGATAGAATTTTATTAACTATGATAGGTGGAAGCTTAGTTATAATTACAGGATTTATTGTTACTAGGTTTATAAAGAATAATGACAAAGAAGAAACGATAGAGCATCAAACTTTCTCAGTTTAA
- a CDS encoding AI-2E family transporter — MDYSTIKKLGIILAVGSLAVWILYPFVYAFLFAGLLAIMLFPIQQKLEKHIGKGKSSFLIVMGILLCVFIPLFLIVSYAISEAIIYVKNIESLSQFFNSLEEHLSRIPYIGDYAKDQLHKFLISVQKDKAKIASHLDTLLPTVKYVGSTGVSLATNFIITLLLVYQFLVSSTALEKFFDRVVLKDFEDGNKFLITTVNTTRRVSLAVLTTASLTGIIMGIVYFALGIPSPILFAFITALGAMIPFMVTIVYVFLSIGVFVLFGLTKAIILLVIGFTLNMITDNVISPKIINKEMKLSFVASLLGIMGGIEAFGIIGIFLGPVIFNVVFVGIQKAMSESEKI; from the coding sequence ATGGATTACTCAACTATTAAGAAATTAGGAATTATCCTTGCTGTAGGTTCTTTAGCTGTTTGGATTTTATATCCATTTGTCTACGCATTTTTATTTGCTGGACTATTAGCAATAATGCTTTTTCCTATTCAACAAAAGCTTGAAAAACATATAGGAAAAGGAAAGAGTAGTTTTCTAATAGTTATGGGTATACTCCTGTGTGTTTTTATACCACTATTCTTGATAGTTTCTTATGCAATAAGTGAAGCTATTATTTATGTGAAAAACATAGAGTCATTATCTCAGTTTTTTAATAGCTTAGAAGAGCATCTAAGTAGAATTCCTTACATAGGTGATTATGCTAAAGATCAACTACATAAGTTTCTTATATCTGTACAAAAGGATAAGGCTAAAATTGCTTCTCATTTAGACACCCTTCTACCAACTGTTAAATACGTTGGATCAACAGGAGTAAGCTTAGCAACTAATTTTATTATTACCCTATTGTTGGTATACCAGTTTTTAGTAAGTAGCACTGCTTTAGAAAAATTCTTTGATAGAGTTGTGTTAAAGGATTTTGAAGATGGGAATAAATTCTTAATAACTACAGTTAATACAACAAGAAGAGTTAGTTTAGCTGTCCTAACTACGGCATCTCTAACTGGTATTATTATGGGTATAGTTTATTTTGCTCTTGGCATTCCTAGTCCTATATTATTTGCTTTTATTACAGCATTAGGAGCTATGATACCTTTCATGGTGACAATAGTTTATGTTTTCTTAAGCATCGGTGTGTTTGTATTATTTGGATTAACAAAAGCCATAATACTTCTAGTGATAGGTTTTACTCTAAATATGATTACAGATAATGTTATTTCACCTAAGATTATTAATAAAGAAATGAAGCTCAGCTTTGTAGCATCTTTACTAGGAATCATGGGAGGTATAGAGGCTTTTGGAATTATTGGAATATTTTTAGGACCAGTTATATTTAACGTAGTATTTGTAGGTATTCAAAAAGCTATGAGTGAGAGTGAGAAAATTTAA
- a CDS encoding DUF1543 domain-containing protein produces the protein MSQLFIVYLGGSASKANIELHDIQFVIGNTIEDTYEQLRQNWFGNIKGLHLDSYKAVKGADGYKISLQDQPQKSDNKLYFVNFGGYDENKLNELHEFALFVATNKTEAKEKAKDHLLKNSIHQHKDNLMEVDDCLEISSIDGKYIHLTPSDEKYDLKPDWFGYKVIE, from the coding sequence ATGAGTCAATTATTTATAGTCTATTTAGGTGGTAGTGCATCAAAAGCTAATATTGAATTGCATGACATACAGTTTGTAATTGGCAATACTATTGAAGATACTTATGAACAGCTTAGACAAAATTGGTTTGGTAATATTAAAGGCCTACATTTAGATAGTTATAAAGCTGTCAAAGGTGCTGATGGCTATAAAATATCTCTACAAGATCAACCCCAAAAATCTGATAATAAATTATATTTTGTAAATTTTGGTGGCTATGATGAAAATAAATTAAATGAACTGCATGAATTTGCCTTATTTGTCGCTACAAATAAAACAGAAGCTAAAGAAAAAGCAAAAGATCACTTATTAAAGAACTCTATTCATCAGCATAAAGATAATCTTATGGAAGTAGATGATTGTTTAGAGATTAGTTCTATAGATGGTAAGTATATACATCTAACTCCAAGTGATGAAAAATATGATCTAAAACCTGATTGGTTTGGATATAAAGTGATTGAATAA